One stretch of Urocitellus parryii isolate mUroPar1 chromosome 12, mUroPar1.hap1, whole genome shotgun sequence DNA includes these proteins:
- the Prokr1 gene encoding prokineticin receptor 1, which yields MEITTGVVDGNVTNSSTSFLSVLNPYGAHTASFPFNFSYGDYDMPLDEDEDVTNSRTFFAAKIVIGMALVGIMLVCGIGNFIFIAALARSKKLRNLTNLLIANLAISDFLVAVVCCPFEMDYYVVRQLSWEHGHVLCASVNYLRTVSLYVSTNALLAIAIDRYLAIVHPLRPRMKCQTATGLIALVWTVSILVAIPSAYFTTETVLIIVKSQEKIFCGQIWPVDQQLYYKSYFLFIFGIEFLGPVVIMALCYARVSRELWFKAVPGFQTEQIRKRLRCRRKTVLVLMCILTAYVLCWAPFYGFTIVRDFFPAVFVKEKHYLTAFYIVECIAMSNSIINTLCFVTVKNNTIKYFKKIMLLHWKASYTGSKSSADLDLKTVGMPATEEVDCIRLK from the exons ATGGAGATCACTACGGGGGTCGTGGATGGGAATGTCACCAACTCCTCCACCAGTTTCCTCTCTGTACTCAACCCCTATGGAGCCCACACTGCTTCCTTTCCATTCAACTTCAGCTATGGTGACTATGACATGCCCttggatgaggatgaggatgtgACGAACTCCCGGACATTCTTTGCTGCCAAGATTGTCATCGGCATGGCCCTGGTGGGCATCATGCTGGTCTGTGGCATTGGCAACTTCATCTTTATTGCCGCCTTGGCCCGCTCTAAGAAGCTGCGTAACCTCACTAACCTGCTCATCGCCAACCTGGCCATCTCTGACTTCCTGGTGGCTGTTGTCTGCTGCCCCTTTGAGATGGACTACTATGTGGTGCGCCAGCTCTCCTGGGAACATGGCCATGTCCTGTGTGCCTCTGTCAACTACTTGCGCACCGTCTCTCTCTATGTCTCCACCAATGCCCTGCTGGCCATCGCCATTGACAG GTATCTGGCCATTGTTCACCCGCTGAGACCACGGATGAAGTGTCAAACAGCCACCGGCCTGATTGCCCTGGTGTGGACAGTGTCCATCCTCGTGGCCATCCCATCTGCGTATTTCACCACGGAGACGGTCCTCATCATTGTCAAGAGCCAGGAGAAGATCTTCTGTGGTCAGATCTGGCCGGTGGACCAGCAGCTCTACTACAAGTCCTACTTCCTCTTCATCTTTGGCATTGAGTTCTTGGGCCCGGTGGTCATCATGGCCCTGTGCTATGCCAGGGTCTCCCGGGAGCTCTGGTTCAAGGCGGTCCCCGGATTCCAGACAGAGCAGATCCGCAAGCGGCTGCGCTGCCGTCGGAAGACCGTGCTGGTTCTCATGTGCATCCTCACCGCCTACGTGCTGTGCTGGGCGCCCTTCTACGGCTTCACCATCGTGCGTGACTTCTTCCCCGCCGTGTTTGTGAAGGAGAAGCACTATCTCACCGCCTTCTACATCGTGGAGTGCATCGCCATGAGCAACAGCATCATCAACACCCTGTGCTTCGTGACCGTCAAGAACAACACCATCAAGTACTTCAAGAAGATCATGCTGCTCCACTGGAAGGCTTCCTATACTGGAAGTAAGTCGAGCGCTGACCTTGATCTCAAAACCGTGGGGATGCCTGCCACTGAAGAGGTGGACTGCATCAGACTGAAATAA